In Streptomyces chartreusis, the following proteins share a genomic window:
- a CDS encoding PmoA family protein, which produces MTGLRIVHSYGDRITVTDPVTGVELLAYVYRAEAAWEAPKPYVHPLRTLAGDVVTDYRPNDHRWHKGLSLTASHLSGANLWGGNSYVHGQGYLELPERVGSMAHAGFDEVSSADGRVVIAERLTWHPYGGELWADERRRIEVHDVEPESGSWALTWTTAVTNRRAEPLRFGSPTTAGREMAGYTGLFWRGPRAFQGGRITTPDGEGPGLMGAQAPWLAYSGEHDGADGHATLVFAHAPENDHAGERGAHPAHWFVRGEPFAGAAPSWAFHDELELAPGDTLTRRYRVVVADGVWERQEITKYLETHPW; this is translated from the coding sequence GTGACCGGGCTGCGCATCGTCCACTCCTACGGCGACCGCATCACCGTCACCGACCCCGTCACCGGCGTCGAACTGCTCGCCTACGTCTACCGCGCGGAGGCGGCCTGGGAGGCGCCCAAGCCGTACGTCCACCCGCTGCGGACGCTGGCCGGCGACGTCGTCACCGACTACCGCCCCAACGACCACCGCTGGCACAAGGGCCTGTCGCTGACCGCGTCGCATCTGTCGGGGGCGAACCTGTGGGGCGGCAACAGCTACGTCCACGGGCAGGGGTACCTCGAACTCCCCGAGCGCGTCGGGTCGATGGCCCACGCCGGCTTCGACGAGGTCTCCTCGGCGGACGGCCGGGTCGTCATCGCCGAGCGGCTGACCTGGCATCCGTACGGCGGTGAGCTGTGGGCCGACGAGCGGCGCCGGATCGAGGTGCACGACGTCGAGCCGGAGTCCGGCTCATGGGCCCTGACCTGGACGACCGCCGTCACGAACCGGCGTGCGGAGCCGCTGCGGTTCGGCAGCCCCACGACCGCCGGGCGGGAGATGGCCGGTTACACGGGCCTGTTCTGGCGCGGCCCGCGTGCGTTCCAGGGCGGCCGGATCACCACCCCGGACGGGGAGGGTCCGGGCCTGATGGGCGCGCAGGCCCCCTGGCTCGCGTACTCCGGCGAGCACGACGGCGCCGACGGTCACGCGACCCTCGTGTTCGCGCACGCCCCCGAGAACGACCATGCCGGCGAGCGGGGCGCCCACCCCGCCCACTGGTTCGTACGCGGCGAGCCCTTCGCCGGTGCCGCCCCGTCCTGGGCCTTCCACGACGAGCTGGAACTCGCGCCCGGCGACACCCTCACCCGTCGCTATCGGGTCGTCGTGGCCGACGGGGTGTGGGAGCGCCAGGAGATCACCAAGTACCTGGAGACGCATCCCTGGTGA
- a CDS encoding winged helix-turn-helix transcriptional regulator, translated as MAATKDPRPCSIADALALVGEKYSLLVLREVCLGNGRFDQLVRNIGAPRDILATRLRRLVDAGILTKRAYSERPQRFEYRPTQAGLELEPVLMTLMAWGDRHLRHDEDRPMVIEHVCGNELVPVVTCRACGDPVHHEDLTAHPQVPGWTVAGPSAA; from the coding sequence ATGGCCGCCACCAAAGATCCGCGCCCCTGTTCCATCGCAGACGCCCTGGCCCTCGTCGGCGAGAAGTACTCCCTGCTCGTGCTGCGCGAGGTGTGCCTGGGCAACGGCCGCTTCGACCAGCTCGTACGCAACATCGGCGCCCCGCGCGACATCCTGGCCACCCGGCTGCGCCGCCTCGTGGACGCCGGGATCCTCACCAAGCGGGCCTACAGCGAGCGCCCTCAGCGTTTCGAGTACCGGCCCACGCAGGCCGGCCTGGAGCTGGAGCCGGTCCTGATGACCCTCATGGCGTGGGGCGACCGCCATCTGCGGCACGACGAGGACCGCCCCATGGTGATCGAGCACGTCTGCGGCAACGAACTCGTCCCGGTCGTCACCTGCCGGGCCTGCGGCGACCCGGTCCACCACGAGGACCTCACCGCCCATCCCCAGGTGCCGGGATGGACGGTGGCGGGACCTTCGGCGGCGTGA
- a CDS encoding thiolase family protein encodes MRDAVIVEAVRTPIGKGKLNGSLAHVHPVQLLAHTLRTLVERSGVDPALIDDVIGGTVDQVGEQAMNTTRYAALSAGFPETVPATTVDRQCGSSQQAVHFAAQGVISGAYDIVVACGVESMSRVPMWSNVPPGKDPFGPGIAERYPEGLVPQGISAELISAKWSITREQMDEFAVSSHRKAAAAWEQGLFDAEVAPLDGVSRDECVRPGSTTEILGGLKPAYHDPAFAERFPQIEWNVTAGNASPINDGASAVLITSSETAARLGLRPLARLHSFAVTGSDPLLMLTGVIPATEKVLRRASLSLGDIDLFEVNEAFSSVVLAWQQETGADLAKVNVHGGAIALGHPLGASGTRLTTTLVHAMRERGARYALQTMCEAGGLANAMIVESV; translated from the coding sequence ATGCGTGACGCAGTCATCGTCGAAGCCGTACGCACTCCCATAGGCAAGGGCAAGCTGAACGGCTCCCTCGCACACGTCCACCCCGTCCAGCTCCTCGCCCACACCCTGCGCACTCTCGTCGAGCGCTCGGGCGTCGACCCGGCGCTGATCGACGACGTCATCGGCGGCACCGTCGACCAGGTCGGCGAGCAGGCCATGAACACCACCCGGTACGCCGCTCTGTCCGCGGGCTTCCCGGAGACCGTCCCGGCGACCACCGTGGACCGCCAGTGCGGCTCCTCCCAGCAGGCCGTTCACTTCGCCGCGCAAGGCGTCATCTCGGGGGCGTACGACATCGTCGTCGCCTGCGGCGTCGAGTCGATGAGCCGGGTGCCGATGTGGTCGAACGTGCCGCCCGGCAAGGACCCCTTCGGCCCCGGCATCGCCGAGCGCTACCCGGAGGGCCTCGTCCCGCAGGGCATCAGCGCGGAACTGATCTCCGCGAAGTGGTCGATCACCCGGGAGCAGATGGACGAGTTCGCCGTCTCCTCGCACCGGAAGGCGGCCGCCGCCTGGGAGCAGGGCCTGTTCGACGCCGAGGTGGCGCCCCTGGACGGTGTCTCGCGCGACGAGTGCGTACGGCCCGGCAGCACCACCGAGATCCTCGGCGGCCTCAAGCCCGCCTACCACGACCCGGCGTTCGCCGAGCGCTTCCCGCAGATCGAATGGAACGTCACCGCCGGCAACGCCAGCCCCATCAACGACGGCGCCTCCGCCGTCCTCATCACCTCCAGCGAGACGGCGGCCCGGCTCGGCCTGCGCCCCCTCGCCCGGCTGCACAGCTTCGCCGTCACCGGTTCCGACCCGCTGCTGATGCTCACGGGAGTCATCCCGGCGACCGAGAAGGTGCTGCGCAGGGCATCGCTGTCGCTCGGCGACATCGACCTCTTTGAGGTCAACGAGGCGTTCTCCAGCGTCGTCCTGGCCTGGCAGCAGGAGACCGGCGCCGACCTCGCCAAGGTCAACGTGCACGGCGGCGCGATCGCCCTGGGCCACCCGCTCGGCGCGAGCGGCACCCGGCTGACGACGACCCTGGTCCACGCGATGCGCGAGCGCGGCGCCCGCTACGCGCTCCAGACGATGTGCGAGGCGGGCGGCCTCGCCAACGCGATGATCGTCGAGTCGGTCTGA
- a CDS encoding TVP38/TMEM64 family protein, whose translation MLDDATTRSGGTATASPSAAASELAVTAPVPAPVAAGLAARCGRALLSPWSRLSLLLVLLAAAAASVLLFEPHKLLAHGWPPQVGGPVAVVLFAVGYGLITVAFVPRPLLNLAAGALFGSALGMGAAMAGTVIGAAISFALGRMLGQDALRPLLRGRLLKAADKQFSRHGFRSMLAVRLFPGVPFWAANYAAAVSRMGYVPFLLATALGSIPNIGAYVVAGARASQPTSPVFLIAVAAIALPALAGAVVAWRKRHHLRSR comes from the coding sequence ATGCTCGACGATGCCACCACCCGCTCTGGGGGCACCGCCACCGCCTCGCCGTCGGCCGCCGCCAGCGAACTCGCCGTCACCGCACCCGTGCCGGCGCCCGTAGCCGCGGGCTTGGCCGCGCGCTGCGGGAGAGCGCTGCTCTCGCCCTGGTCGCGGCTGTCCCTGCTCCTGGTGCTGCTCGCGGCCGCCGCCGCGTCCGTGCTGCTCTTCGAGCCGCACAAGCTCCTGGCCCACGGCTGGCCGCCGCAGGTCGGCGGGCCGGTCGCGGTGGTGCTGTTCGCCGTGGGGTACGGCCTGATCACCGTGGCGTTCGTGCCGCGGCCGCTGCTGAACCTGGCGGCGGGCGCGCTCTTCGGCTCGGCTCTGGGCATGGGCGCCGCCATGGCCGGCACCGTGATCGGTGCCGCGATCTCCTTCGCGCTCGGCCGGATGCTCGGCCAGGACGCGCTGCGCCCGCTGTTGCGCGGGCGGTTGCTGAAGGCGGCGGACAAGCAGTTCAGCAGGCACGGTTTCCGCTCGATGCTGGCGGTGCGGCTGTTCCCCGGTGTGCCGTTCTGGGCCGCGAACTACGCCGCCGCCGTCTCCCGCATGGGGTACGTGCCCTTCCTGCTGGCCACGGCGCTCGGTTCGATCCCCAACATCGGCGCGTACGTCGTCGCCGGCGCACGGGCCTCGCAGCCCACGTCCCCGGTGTTCCTGATCGCGGTGGCCGCCATCGCGCTGCCGGCGCTCGCGGGCGCGGTGGTGGCCTGGCGCAAGCGCCACCACCTGCGCAGTCGCTGA
- a CDS encoding DNA alkylation repair protein, which yields MGVTGTGTLEVPSSALADTVLARLLPAYAEAADPERAVAMRAYMKDVAPFLGLTTPVRRALTRTVLQGTARPAEADCVAVALRCWELPEREYHYFAVDYLRRHVARCSSGLLPVARHLIATVSWWDTVDLLAAHVVGGLVTADPKLTADMDAWIADDDMWVARTALLHQLRYKERTDTDRLFAYCLRQSGHPDFFIRKAIGWCLREYAKTDPEAVREFLARERGRFAPLSVREALKNIGA from the coding sequence ATGGGCGTCACAGGTACGGGAACACTGGAAGTTCCGAGCAGTGCCCTGGCCGACACGGTGCTGGCGCGGCTCCTCCCCGCTTACGCCGAGGCGGCCGACCCGGAACGTGCCGTGGCCATGCGGGCGTACATGAAGGACGTCGCCCCCTTCCTCGGCCTCACGACGCCGGTGCGCCGCGCCCTGACCCGCACCGTTCTCCAGGGCACAGCCCGCCCCGCCGAGGCCGACTGTGTCGCGGTCGCCCTGCGGTGCTGGGAGCTGCCCGAGCGTGAGTACCACTACTTCGCCGTCGACTATCTGCGCCGGCACGTGGCGCGCTGCTCCTCCGGTCTCCTCCCGGTCGCCCGGCACCTGATCGCGACCGTCTCCTGGTGGGACACCGTCGACCTGCTCGCCGCCCATGTCGTCGGCGGACTCGTCACCGCCGATCCGAAGCTCACGGCCGACATGGACGCCTGGATCGCGGACGACGACATGTGGGTCGCGCGTACGGCCCTGCTCCACCAGCTGCGCTACAAGGAACGCACCGACACCGACCGCCTCTTCGCCTACTGCCTGCGCCAGTCGGGGCACCCGGACTTCTTCATCCGCAAGGCGATCGGCTGGTGCCTGCGCGAATACGCCAAGACCGACCCGGAGGCCGTACGGGAGTTCCTGGCACGCGAACGCGGCCGGTTCGCGCCGCTGTCGGTGCGGGAGGCACTGAAGAACATCGGGGCGTAG
- the tuf gene encoding elongation factor Tu, with translation MSKTAYVRTKPHLNIGTMGHVDHGKTTLTAAITKVLAERGSGTFVPFDRIDRAPEEAARGITINIAHVEYETDTRHYAHVDMPGHADYVKNMVTGAAQLDGAILVVSALDGIMPQTAEHVLLARQVGVDHIVVALNKADAGDEELIDLVELEVRDLLSQHGYGGDTAPVVRVSGLKALEGDPQWTASIEALLDAVDTYVPMPERYVDAPFLLSVENVLTITGRGTVVTGAVERGTVRVGDRVEVLGAGLETVVTGLETFGKPMEDAQAGDNVALLLRGVPRDAVRRGHVVAAPGSVTPRSRFTAQVYVLSAREGGRTTPVVTGYRPQFYIRTADVVGDVDLGEVGVARPGETVAMTVELGREMPLEPGLGFAIREGGRTVGAGTVTAVS, from the coding sequence ATGTCCAAGACCGCGTACGTGCGCACCAAGCCGCATCTCAACATCGGCACCATGGGCCATGTCGACCACGGCAAGACCACCCTGACCGCCGCGATCACCAAGGTCCTCGCCGAGCGCGGTTCCGGCACCTTCGTGCCCTTCGACCGCATCGACCGGGCGCCGGAGGAGGCCGCGCGCGGCATCACCATCAACATCGCGCACGTCGAGTACGAGACCGACACCCGTCATTACGCGCATGTCGACATGCCGGGCCACGCCGACTACGTCAAGAACATGGTCACCGGCGCCGCGCAGCTGGACGGGGCGATCCTCGTCGTGTCCGCGCTCGACGGGATCATGCCGCAGACCGCCGAACACGTCCTGCTCGCCCGGCAGGTGGGCGTCGACCACATCGTCGTCGCCCTCAACAAGGCCGACGCCGGGGACGAGGAGCTCATCGACCTCGTCGAGCTTGAGGTCCGCGACCTGCTCTCGCAGCACGGCTACGGCGGCGACACCGCGCCCGTCGTACGGGTCTCGGGACTGAAGGCGCTGGAGGGGGACCCCCAGTGGACGGCGTCCATCGAGGCGCTGCTCGACGCGGTGGACACCTACGTCCCGATGCCGGAGCGGTACGTGGACGCGCCGTTCCTGCTGTCCGTCGAGAACGTGCTCACCATCACCGGCCGCGGGACCGTGGTCACCGGGGCCGTCGAGCGGGGCACCGTGCGGGTGGGCGACCGGGTCGAAGTGCTCGGCGCCGGGCTGGAGACCGTGGTCACCGGCCTGGAGACCTTCGGCAAGCCGATGGAGGACGCGCAGGCCGGGGACAACGTGGCGCTGCTGCTGCGCGGCGTGCCACGGGACGCCGTCCGACGGGGGCACGTGGTCGCGGCGCCGGGCAGCGTGACGCCGCGCAGCCGGTTCACCGCGCAGGTGTACGTCCTCTCGGCCCGCGAGGGCGGGCGTACGACTCCTGTCGTCACGGGGTACCGGCCGCAGTTCTACATCCGTACGGCGGATGTGGTGGGCGACGTCGACCTCGGCGAGGTGGGGGTCGCACGGCCCGGGGAGACGGTCGCGATGACCGTCGAACTGGGGCGTGAGATGCCTTTGGAGCCTGGTCTCGGGTTCGCCATTCGTGAGGGTGGCAGGACCGTGGGGGCGGGGACCGTTACCGCCGTCTCGTAG
- a CDS encoding spermidine synthase, whose translation MNDSIPVSRTTDHGFTKLMPDVDRKRAWLLTVDGAPQSYVDLDDPEYLEFEYTRRLGHVLDTAAEAGRALDVVHLGGGALTLPRYVAATRPGSRQDVVEADRGLLELVVEYLPLPAGAGVALHAADARAWLEAAPAGSADILVADVFGGSRVPAHLTSVEYARHAARVLRSDGVYLANLADAAPFAFLRSQLANFAAVFEELALIAEPGVLRGRRFGNAVLVAAHRPLDTAALARLMAGDAFPARVEHGAALRQFIGGARPVRDEDAVPSPEPPDGAFSIG comes from the coding sequence GTGAACGACTCGATACCCGTCTCCCGGACCACGGACCACGGCTTCACCAAGCTCATGCCCGACGTCGATCGGAAGCGGGCCTGGTTGCTCACCGTCGACGGGGCGCCTCAGTCGTACGTCGATCTTGACGATCCGGAGTACCTGGAATTCGAGTACACCCGCCGGCTCGGACACGTCCTGGACACCGCCGCGGAGGCGGGGCGTGCACTGGACGTGGTGCATCTCGGCGGCGGGGCGCTGACCCTGCCCAGGTACGTGGCGGCCACCCGGCCCGGTTCCCGGCAGGACGTCGTCGAGGCGGATCGGGGGCTGCTGGAGCTGGTCGTCGAGTATCTGCCGCTGCCCGCGGGGGCCGGTGTCGCGCTGCACGCCGCCGACGCGCGGGCCTGGCTGGAAGCGGCTCCCGCGGGCTCTGCGGACATCCTCGTCGCCGACGTGTTCGGTGGCTCCCGGGTGCCCGCCCATCTGACGTCCGTCGAGTACGCCCGGCACGCCGCACGGGTGCTCAGGAGCGACGGGGTCTACCTTGCCAATCTCGCCGATGCCGCGCCGTTCGCCTTCCTGCGGTCCCAACTCGCCAACTTCGCCGCCGTGTTCGAGGAGCTCGCCCTGATCGCCGAACCCGGCGTGCTGCGCGGGCGGCGGTTCGGGAACGCGGTGCTGGTGGCCGCGCACCGGCCGCTCGACACGGCGGCCCTCGCCCGGCTCATGGCCGGCGACGCCTTCCCGGCCCGGGTCGAACACGGCGCCGCCCTGCGGCAGTTCATCGGTGGGGCGAGGCCGGTGCGGGACGAGGACGCCGTGCCCTCACCCGAGCCCCCCGACGGCGCTTTCAGCATCGGCTGA
- a CDS encoding MFS transporter, whose protein sequence is MTSPVDLRRRSRRPAWAGRNYSLLTAAAFVTNLGSHGALIAAAFAVLEAGGDGGDVGLVAAARTLPLVLFLLIGGAVADRLPRHRVMVAANALNCLSQAAFAVLVLSGEAELWQMMLLTALGGTGQAFFSPAAEGMLLSSVEGEQASRAFAVFRMAMQGAAVGGAALGGAMVAAIGPGWVLAADAAAFAVAGSMRAFLDVGHIPQRVRGGGMLADLREGWREFAGRPWLWGIVVQFSIANAVVGAADAVYGPLVARDHLGGAGPWGLALGFFGAGTVAGALLMTRWKPRRLLLAGTLCVFPLALPSAALAVPAPISVLCAVMFLTGVTLEVFGVSWMTALHQEIPEDKLSRVAAYDWFGSVALVPLATALAGPAETAFGRTSALWGCAALVVVVTAAVLCVPDVRDLRRRTKHVSASDRVGSADAESAVGGLG, encoded by the coding sequence GTGACCTCCCCCGTCGACCTCCGCCGTCGTTCCCGCCGCCCCGCCTGGGCGGGCCGCAACTACAGCCTCCTGACCGCCGCCGCGTTCGTCACGAACCTCGGCAGCCACGGCGCGCTGATCGCCGCGGCGTTCGCGGTGCTGGAGGCCGGCGGCGACGGTGGCGACGTGGGCCTGGTGGCCGCCGCCCGCACCCTGCCGCTGGTGCTGTTCCTGCTGATCGGCGGCGCCGTCGCGGACCGCCTCCCCCGGCACCGGGTGATGGTCGCGGCCAACGCCCTGAACTGTCTCTCGCAGGCCGCCTTCGCCGTACTGGTGCTGTCCGGGGAGGCCGAGCTGTGGCAGATGATGCTGCTCACGGCCCTCGGGGGCACCGGTCAGGCGTTCTTCAGCCCGGCGGCCGAGGGCATGCTGCTGTCGTCGGTCGAGGGCGAGCAGGCGAGCAGGGCGTTCGCGGTGTTCCGGATGGCGATGCAGGGCGCGGCGGTCGGCGGTGCCGCGCTGGGCGGTGCCATGGTGGCCGCGATCGGGCCCGGCTGGGTGCTGGCGGCGGACGCGGCGGCCTTCGCGGTCGCCGGGTCGATGCGTGCGTTCCTGGACGTCGGTCACATACCGCAGCGGGTGCGGGGCGGCGGGATGCTCGCCGATCTGCGCGAGGGCTGGCGGGAGTTCGCCGGGCGGCCGTGGCTGTGGGGCATCGTCGTGCAGTTCTCCATCGCGAACGCGGTCGTGGGCGCGGCCGACGCCGTCTACGGCCCCCTGGTCGCCCGGGACCATCTGGGCGGGGCCGGTCCCTGGGGTCTCGCCCTCGGCTTCTTCGGAGCGGGCACCGTCGCGGGCGCCCTGCTGATGACCCGCTGGAAGCCGCGTCGCCTCCTGCTCGCCGGCACCCTGTGCGTCTTCCCGCTCGCCCTGCCCTCCGCCGCGCTGGCGGTACCGGCGCCGATCTCCGTGCTCTGCGCGGTGATGTTCCTGACCGGCGTGACGCTGGAGGTGTTCGGCGTGTCCTGGATGACGGCGCTCCATCAGGAGATACCGGAGGACAAGCTGTCCCGGGTCGCCGCCTACGACTGGTTCGGCTCGGTCGCGCTGGTGCCGCTGGCGACGGCCCTGGCCGGCCCGGCGGAGACGGCGTTCGGGCGCACGTCGGCGCTGTGGGGCTGCGCCGCGCTGGTGGTCGTGGTCACGGCGGCGGTGCTGTGCGTGCCGGACGTGCGCGACCTCCGCCGCCGTACCAAGCACGTGTCCGCGAGCGACCGGGTCGGCTCAGCCGATGCTGAAAGCGCCGTCGGGGGGCTCGGGTGA
- a CDS encoding DUF4442 domain-containing protein, whose product MAVMSADQMSIGEMLAATVPMARTLNLQFLETTPDKAVVALPDQSDYHNHVGGPHAGAMFTLGESASGAIVLAAFGDQLSRAVPLAVSAEIAYKKLAMGAVTATATLGRPAAEVVAELDAGERPEFPVTIEIQRGDGAVTGVMTVVWTLRPNS is encoded by the coding sequence ATGGCCGTCATGAGCGCAGACCAGATGTCCATCGGCGAGATGCTCGCCGCCACCGTGCCCATGGCCCGGACCCTGAACCTCCAGTTCCTGGAGACCACGCCGGACAAGGCCGTGGTGGCTCTGCCGGACCAGAGCGACTACCACAACCACGTGGGCGGGCCGCACGCCGGCGCGATGTTCACGCTCGGCGAGTCCGCCAGCGGCGCGATCGTGCTGGCCGCGTTCGGTGACCAGCTCTCGCGGGCCGTGCCGCTCGCCGTCAGCGCCGAGATCGCCTACAAGAAGCTCGCCATGGGTGCCGTCACCGCCACCGCGACGCTGGGCCGCCCGGCCGCCGAGGTCGTCGCGGAGCTGGACGCGGGGGAGCGCCCCGAGTTCCCGGTGACGATCGAGATCCAGCGTGGGGACGGTGCCGTCACCGGCGTCATGACCGTCGTGTGGACCCTGCGTCCTAACAGCTGA
- the galU gene encoding UTP--glucose-1-phosphate uridylyltransferase GalU, giving the protein MIVPHTTPAPASPRTVRKAVIPAAGLGTRFLPATKATPKEMLPVVDKPAIQYVVEEAAAAGLDDVLMITGRHKRAIEDHFDNAFELEQALAAKGDSVRLDAVRDPARLADIHHIRQGDPLGLGHAVLCARHHVGDQPFAVLLGDDLIDPRETLLSRMLEVRDRREGSVIALMEVPPEQIHLYGCAAAEPTGEDGVVRVTGLVEKPSREDAPSHYAVIGRYVLDPAVFGVLERTPPGRGGEIQLTDALQDLAAGGTVHGVVFDGLRYDTGDKVDYLRTVVRLACERPDLGPEFTAWLKEFVAGLADGGAERKRLAA; this is encoded by the coding sequence ATGATCGTCCCCCACACGACACCCGCCCCCGCTTCACCCCGCACGGTCCGCAAGGCCGTGATCCCCGCCGCGGGCCTCGGGACCCGCTTCCTGCCCGCGACGAAGGCGACGCCCAAGGAGATGCTGCCGGTCGTCGACAAGCCGGCCATCCAGTACGTCGTCGAGGAGGCCGCGGCGGCCGGTCTCGACGACGTGCTGATGATCACCGGCCGGCACAAGCGGGCCATCGAGGACCACTTCGACAACGCCTTCGAGCTGGAGCAGGCCCTCGCGGCCAAGGGTGATTCCGTACGGCTGGACGCGGTGCGCGACCCTGCCCGGCTCGCCGACATCCACCACATCCGCCAGGGCGACCCGCTCGGCCTCGGCCACGCGGTGCTGTGCGCCCGCCATCACGTCGGCGACCAGCCGTTCGCCGTGCTGCTGGGCGACGACCTCATCGACCCGCGCGAAACCCTGCTGAGCCGGATGCTGGAGGTGCGCGACCGCCGCGAGGGCAGCGTGATCGCCCTGATGGAGGTCCCGCCGGAGCAGATCCACCTCTACGGCTGCGCGGCCGCCGAACCGACCGGCGAGGACGGCGTGGTCCGGGTCACCGGCCTGGTGGAGAAGCCGTCACGCGAGGACGCGCCGAGCCATTACGCCGTCATCGGCCGCTATGTCCTCGACCCGGCCGTGTTCGGCGTCCTGGAGCGCACCCCGCCCGGCCGCGGCGGCGAGATCCAGCTCACCGACGCCCTTCAGGACCTGGCGGCGGGCGGCACGGTCCACGGCGTCGTGTTCGACGGCCTGCGCTACGACACCGGCGACAAGGTCGACTATCTGCGCACGGTGGTGCGGCTGGCGTGCGAACGGCCGGACCTGGGACCGGAGTTCACGGCCTGGCTGAAGGAGTTCGTGGCGGGCCTGGCGGACGGCGGAGCCGAACGAAAGCGGCTCGCGGCCTGA
- a CDS encoding ricin-type beta-trefoil lectin domain protein, translated as MQSPYPPRPPYPPRPGASPGESDRDLVASLGEGGTDSRAVALLMARHWRATHDYAAICLATTESSAPMVAAAAFRRVLRRPAPGALRPQLLVAVRDMVKEWAADDGISALLPELGKPTGGRGLRAARPTTPERRQIAERAFRALSGASQCLLWHTEVEAEPITIPAGLLGVDTPTASAALEGVREQFRRGCVRAHGELAPSRECRYYNRLLDVPIRRGGALLPDVQQHLMECRYCRHAAEQLSHFEGGLEVLLAETVLGWGARRYLDSRPGRGGSSACDRRRRGGRHRPERLAPPRTRGRAVAVGVGLTSLVLLVTVLTAKGWSDENGVPEARATWGVASGRTVDPGTVSEPSSGGTPSAASAEDPVEIAQGRLRNLDGGLCLDLRAGRVRTGAPAELTECSNAASQQWSYQDDGVLRSAVDPTLCLDSDEDRVVLANCLAHAGETRYDLTVHGELLLRGAERLAVAHGKDGSVIVAERDGSEAQRWMLDGGLADVGGKETRDKGLRQGDDDGRGDKQGDEEGHGGKKGGEEGRGDNKEQDIAPVEPDRGSPHDPIPEPPGAEPTQEGPDQPAEPAPSRYETRYVQADSGDGAAAVAPLPAQVTDMASTAVGAAATPLDSVLP; from the coding sequence GTGCAATCCCCCTACCCCCCACGACCGCCGTACCCGCCACGGCCCGGGGCGAGCCCCGGTGAGTCCGACCGCGATCTCGTCGCGAGCCTGGGCGAGGGCGGTACGGACTCCCGCGCCGTCGCGCTGCTGATGGCGCGGCACTGGCGTGCGACCCACGACTACGCGGCCATCTGCCTCGCCACCACGGAGAGTTCGGCCCCCATGGTGGCCGCCGCCGCGTTCCGACGCGTGCTGCGCCGGCCGGCCCCCGGCGCGCTGCGCCCGCAACTCCTCGTCGCCGTACGGGACATGGTGAAGGAGTGGGCGGCCGACGACGGAATTTCCGCTCTGCTGCCGGAACTCGGCAAACCGACCGGCGGGCGTGGGCTGCGCGCCGCGAGGCCCACGACGCCCGAAAGGCGGCAAATCGCCGAGCGCGCGTTCCGGGCCCTTTCGGGCGCTTCGCAATGCCTCCTCTGGCACACCGAGGTCGAAGCGGAACCGATAACCATACCCGCCGGTCTGCTGGGGGTCGACACGCCCACGGCGTCGGCCGCTCTGGAGGGAGTGCGCGAGCAATTCCGCAGGGGTTGCGTCCGCGCCCACGGCGAACTCGCGCCCAGCCGGGAATGCCGCTACTACAACCGCCTCCTCGACGTCCCCATTCGCCGCGGCGGCGCACTGCTGCCCGATGTCCAGCAGCATCTGATGGAGTGCCGCTACTGCCGGCATGCCGCCGAGCAGCTCAGCCATTTCGAGGGCGGCCTGGAGGTACTGCTCGCCGAGACCGTGCTCGGCTGGGGCGCCCGCCGCTATCTCGACTCCCGGCCCGGCCGGGGCGGCTCCTCGGCATGCGACCGTCGCCGGCGGGGCGGACGCCACCGCCCGGAACGCCTCGCCCCACCGCGGACACGCGGCAGGGCGGTCGCCGTGGGCGTCGGTCTGACCTCCCTCGTCCTGCTCGTGACCGTGCTCACCGCCAAGGGCTGGTCCGACGAGAACGGCGTCCCTGAGGCACGCGCCACCTGGGGCGTGGCCAGCGGCAGGACCGTCGACCCCGGCACCGTGTCCGAGCCCTCGTCCGGTGGCACCCCGTCCGCCGCCTCGGCCGAGGACCCCGTCGAGATCGCCCAGGGCAGGCTCCGCAACCTCGACGGAGGACTCTGCCTCGACCTCCGCGCCGGCCGGGTCCGCACCGGAGCGCCGGCGGAACTGACGGAGTGCTCGAACGCCGCGTCCCAGCAGTGGTCGTACCAGGACGACGGCGTGCTGCGCAGCGCGGTCGACCCGACCCTCTGCCTCGACTCCGACGAGGACAGGGTCGTCCTGGCGAACTGCCTCGCCCACGCCGGCGAGACGCGCTACGACCTCACGGTCCACGGCGAGCTGCTTTTGCGCGGGGCCGAGCGGCTCGCGGTCGCGCACGGCAAGGACGGCAGCGTGATCGTCGCCGAACGCGACGGCTCCGAGGCCCAGCGCTGGATGCTCGACGGCGGCCTGGCGGACGTCGGCGGAAAGGAGACACGGGACAAGGGCCTCCGGCAGGGCGACGACGACGGGCGGGGCGACAAGCAGGGTGACGAAGAAGGACACGGCGGCAAGAAGGGCGGCGAAGAGGGGCGCGGCGACAACAAGGAACAGGACATCGCGCCCGTCGAGCCCGACCGTGGGTCCCCGCACGACCCCATCCCCGAACCGCCCGGCGCCGAGCCCACGCAGGAGGGGCCGGATCAACCGGCCGAGCCCGCGCCGTCGCGGTACGAGACGCGGTACGTCCAGGCCGACTCCGGGGACGGGGCTGCGGCCGTCGCGCCCCTTCCCGCCCAGGTGACGGACATGGCGTCCACGGCTGTGGGTGCCGCCGCGACGCCGCTCGACTCCGTCCTCCCGTAG